From a region of the Egicoccus sp. AB-alg2 genome:
- a CDS encoding HepT-like ribonuclease domain-containing protein encodes MSARYPHLKPSMSCASARNSPSRVQTPLEPMPQLITGDKAPVLVARAELQIPGSASVTRATPSRRRCATRRAALVRASRATRSCGWPSPSWSRSSVRPPSGSANRPQRAPVPWSGAARMRDRLTHHYFDFDPDVLWGPSLRTARRCSTFC; translated from the coding sequence ATGTCCGCGAGGTATCCCCACTTAAAGCCCAGCATGAGCTGCGCATCCGCCCGCAACTCGCCCTCGCGCGTCCAGACACCGCTCGAGCCGATGCCGCAGCTCATCACGGGCGACAAAGCGCCGGTCCTCGTCGCCCGGGCCGAACTCCAGATCCCCGGATCCGCATCCGTCACGCGCGCGACGCCGTCGAGAAGGCGCTGCGCTACTCGCAGGGCAGCTCTCGTCAGGGCCTCGAGGGCGACGAGATCCTGCGGCTGGCCGTCACCAAGCTGGTCGAGATCGTCGGTGAGGCCGCCAAGCGGGTCAGCGAACCGACCGCAACGCGCACCCGTGCCGTGGTCGGGCGCGGCGCGGATGCGAGACCGGCTCACACACCACTACTTCGACTTCGACCCCGACGTGCTGTGGGGACCATCACTGAGGACCGCCCGTCGCTGCTCGACGTTCTGCTGA
- a CDS encoding AAA family ATPase, with protein MSDIEAPVWVEQVLKDSCIVRSPVTIRLADGAEYDEFIVGRVESLEKGQYGLARGLVPPAKGYSRGQGQWVPGSSWEDFLLARVNLEASFGVVDTAVKEALEEVRSALKDSKALLEATYHGQQEELAAQSKKIAEDRSELRDLISEQRAHEARLNELIEAVESPEAKRVVELLGLRNQEQNVITFSSHEVVSDSPLEKVFSSSATLKSDFDPALLRRATIGTLIARLTGQLLLFGGPPGSGKSTLANALSNGLTGRSAEMIAVRPEWLDTADLLGFLMPGQAIYSTTDFLDILLRGDRKGVPTQIVVLDELNIARIENYAADVLGEFERSKQSREDGRIRLYSPEQLRHLEDRALAAGAGSAESTALRVLRERVRETVLLPKSLCLMGTLNDDATTKELSPKVLDRSLGLRVEHLPPAAVFPPVAGDVQQPSAQEPPWGDAVRPSEAAVVEEVERVWRIITGKEGSSLLEQVDVYPSRRLYNALRAAVHVLPNIPAPAAVTVEDVLIMRLLPAVRAEPGSSAVGDVAKKAKNDWKLTSLGKELEALESRAERRMRPVSWLN; from the coding sequence ATGTCCGATATTGAGGCGCCCGTCTGGGTGGAGCAGGTCCTCAAGGACAGTTGCATCGTGAGGTCGCCGGTCACTATCCGCTTAGCGGACGGCGCTGAGTACGACGAGTTCATCGTCGGCAGGGTCGAGTCGCTGGAAAAGGGCCAGTACGGACTCGCTAGAGGGTTGGTTCCGCCAGCCAAGGGCTATTCACGGGGTCAGGGCCAGTGGGTTCCCGGGTCTAGCTGGGAAGACTTCCTTCTCGCTCGGGTCAACCTCGAGGCGTCCTTTGGGGTCGTTGACACAGCGGTCAAGGAGGCCCTCGAGGAAGTGCGATCTGCACTCAAGGACAGCAAGGCCTTGCTCGAGGCGACGTACCACGGTCAGCAGGAAGAACTCGCCGCACAGTCGAAGAAGATTGCGGAGGACCGGTCGGAACTGCGTGACCTCATCTCCGAGCAGCGGGCCCATGAGGCGCGCCTCAACGAGTTGATCGAAGCCGTGGAGTCCCCTGAAGCGAAGCGAGTCGTAGAACTCCTCGGTCTACGAAACCAGGAACAAAACGTCATCACGTTCTCATCGCATGAGGTCGTGTCCGACTCCCCGCTGGAGAAGGTGTTTTCCTCGTCAGCAACTCTCAAGTCGGACTTCGATCCGGCCCTGCTACGTCGTGCAACAATCGGCACTCTCATTGCACGATTGACTGGCCAGCTTCTACTGTTCGGAGGTCCGCCAGGGTCGGGGAAGTCCACTCTCGCGAATGCGCTCTCGAACGGACTGACGGGGCGCTCAGCGGAGATGATCGCTGTTCGTCCGGAGTGGCTCGACACGGCAGACCTGCTCGGTTTCCTCATGCCAGGTCAAGCGATCTACAGCACGACTGATTTTCTCGACATACTCTTAAGAGGGGATAGAAAAGGCGTCCCTACGCAGATTGTGGTGCTTGATGAACTCAACATCGCTCGGATAGAGAACTACGCGGCGGACGTCTTAGGCGAGTTCGAACGCTCAAAGCAATCCCGGGAAGATGGCAGGATACGTCTCTATAGCCCGGAGCAGCTACGACACCTGGAAGATAGGGCCCTCGCAGCTGGAGCGGGAAGCGCCGAATCGACGGCGCTGCGGGTTCTGCGGGAGCGTGTTCGCGAGACCGTTCTACTCCCGAAGTCTTTGTGCTTGATGGGAACCTTGAACGACGACGCCACCACGAAGGAACTCTCACCGAAGGTACTCGACCGATCCCTGGGCCTCCGCGTCGAGCACCTCCCGCCAGCAGCTGTTTTCCCGCCGGTCGCCGGTGACGTCCAGCAACCGAGCGCTCAAGAGCCGCCTTGGGGAGACGCCGTTCGACCCTCCGAGGCAGCGGTCGTCGAAGAGGTTGAACGGGTTTGGAGGATAATCACCGGTAAGGAGGGGAGCTCACTTCTTGAGCAGGTGGACGTCTATCCGAGCCGTAGGCTCTATAACGCTCTGCGCGCAGCGGTCCATGTGCTTCCGAACATCCCGGCTCCGGCAGCAGTGACGGTCGAAGACGTCCTCATAATGAGGCTTCTACCCGCTGTCAGAGCCGAACCTGGCAGCAGCGCCGTAGGCGACGTTGCGAAGAAGGCCAAGAACGATTGGAAGCTAACAAGCCTTGGTAAGGAACTCGAAGCGCTTGAGAGCCGAGCAGAGAGGCGCATGCGACCAGTGTCTTGGCTGAACTGA
- a CDS encoding tyrosine-type recombinase/integrase, whose amino-acid sequence MRIGEACGLRWRDLDLTSMPPRLTVVWQLDRWGELVHPKTATSRRTIPLRAEAAAELEAWRHRQQHRMADGSENLHGLVFTTRNGHPIDQRNVGRTFHRARTAAGVDHGSLKTFRSTVASQLADAGLHPSKTQAFLGHADVTTTLTYYSAVSDVDDAAELLPKLE is encoded by the coding sequence TTGCGTATCGGGGAGGCCTGCGGCCTGCGCTGGCGCGACCTCGACCTCACCTCGATGCCACCGCGACTGACCGTGGTGTGGCAGCTCGACCGGTGGGGCGAGCTGGTCCATCCCAAGACCGCCACTTCCCGCCGCACGATCCCGCTGCGGGCCGAGGCCGCCGCCGAACTCGAGGCATGGCGCCACCGACAACAGCATCGGATGGCCGATGGCTCCGAGAACCTTCACGGGCTGGTCTTCACCACCCGCAACGGGCACCCGATCGACCAGCGGAACGTCGGTCGCACCTTCCATCGGGCGCGCACCGCGGCCGGGGTGGATCACGGCAGCCTCAAGACCTTCCGTTCCACGGTCGCGAGCCAGCTCGCTGATGCCGGCCTGCACCCGAGTAAGACCCAGGCCTTCCTCGGCCACGCCGACGTGACCACCACGCTGACCTACTACAGCGCCGTCAGCGACGTCGACGACGCAGCAGAGCTGCTACCTAAGCTTGAATGA